The following is a genomic window from Bacillus sp. V2I10.
CGTTTAATCGCATCAGCTAGGAAATATCCTGTATCATATCCAAGAGCATTAAATGCATCTGGAGATTTATCTTTGTATTTCGCCTTGAACGCTTTTACGAAATTTTGAATTTTCTCATCTGGATCACTAGCAGAATAATGGTTCGTAATGAATGTGTTGTTCAAAGATTCTCCGCCAGCAATTTCAATCAGCTTCGGAGAATCCCATCCATCGCCTCCCATGAAAGGAACATCAATGCCAAGCTCACGGGCTTGTTTCACAATTAGGCCTACCTCTTCATAGTAGCCAGGAAGGAAAACAAACTCTGGATTTGCTGATTTAATTCTTGTAAGAGTTGCACGGAAATCTGTGTCTTTAGCTACATAAGCTTCCTCTGAGACAATTTTTCCGCCGCTTTTCTCAAATGATTCTTTGAAGGATTTTGCCAGACCTTTCGCATAATCGCTTGAGCTGTCGATTAGTACAGCCGCATTTTTCACTGATAAGTCGCCTGTTGCAAAGTTTGCAGCAACCGTTCCTTGGAATGGGTCGATAAAGCATGTACGGAATACATAATCATTGACTTTGCCATCTGTATTCGTTATTGTCGGGTTCGTTCCAGTTGGTGTAATTAATGGCACTTTATTATCTTGTGCAATCTGCACCTGAGCCAGAGTATTTGTACTTGTTGCAGCTCCAATGATGGCAGCTACCTTATCCTGGCTTACAAGTTTGATAGCTCCATTTGTTGCTTCAGCTGCATCTGATTTATTATCAAATTCAACAAGCTCAATCTTTTTGCCGTCGATCCCTTTTTTATTGATCTCTTCTAAAGCAAGTTCCAGGCCTTCTGAAATGGATTGGCCGTAAGACGCCACCCCGCCGGATAATTCTAAGTTCGCTCCGATTTTTATTGTCTCTCCTTCGGATGAACCTGTGCTTTTTGCACCGCATCCAGCCATCACGCCAGCTGAAATCATAAGTGACATAAACACTGCCATTAATCTTCTCTTTTTCATTTGTATCCCCCGTTTTTGATCATATTTTGATGCAAACTTTCGGTCTTATCAGTTCCTGATTCTAATCGAATCACCCCCTAAAAGGATCTTTAGTCCGAATAATATGATTCTTCTAAAAAACATTAATATTCTGAAAATATATTATAATATTATTTGCTATTCGTCTATAGTATTCTATTCTTTTTATCTATTGACATTTCAGCTATTATTGATCCCTTTATCAGGATAGTAGACTAAAATCTATCATTCTCAATAATATTTATTCAATAATCTATATAAAAATAAAAAAGAAAGCATCACATTCTATGACACTCTCTCTCCTTTATCTATAAATAATCATTTTTCAGCTAAAACATCTGCAAAAGCTTTTACATAAGGCGGCAAGTCGGGCGGTCTTCTGCTCGAAACGATATGTCCGTCAACAACAACTGCTTCATCATGCCATTTGGCCCCTGCATTCTCCATATCATCTTTAATGCCAGGTGTGCTTGTTACATTTCTGCCTTCTAATATTCTGGCTGAAATCAGCACCCATCCTGCATGACAGATTTGTCCGATCGGCTTTTCTTTCTCATGCATGTCCTTCACCATTTGAAGAACTTCTGGATATCGTCTTAATTTATCAGGCGCCCAGCCTCCAGGGACCAAAATGGCGTCATAATCTTCAGAGCGTATATCCCCAAACGCATAATCCGCTGTGGCTGGAACGCCATACTTTCCGATATAGGTTTCGCCTGCTTTTTCACCTACTAAGTGGACTGCTGCCCCTTCTTCCTGTAAACGAAGCACAGGGTACCATAATTCAAGATCTTCAAAATCAGCACTGACCAGCGCAATAACTTTTTTATTTGATAAACGCATTGTCCCACCTCCACAATCAGTATAGCATGACCATTTCGCTAATGAAAAACAGATGCATTCAAACAACCTCGTCTTTCAGCTGACTTTGATATAGACCATAGTAAAATCCTTTTTCACGAAGAAGCGACTCGTGACTTCCTTTTTCAATCAGTGTTCCATTCTCGAGCACAAGGATTTGGTCAGCTTTTTGAATGGTATTCAGCCTGTGTGCAATCACAAAGCTTGTTCTGCCTTTCATCAATCTTTGAAGGGCTTCCTGGATTTTCAGCTCTGTAATGGTATCAATGCTGCTTGTCGCTTCATCAAGAACTAGAATAACCGGACTAGAGAGGATCGCTCTTGCGATGGACAGCAGCTGTTTTTGACCCTGGCTGATCCCGCTTCCGTCCTGTGTGAGAACCGTTTCATACTGATTTTTTGTTTTCTTGATAAAAGAATGGGCATTTGCTTCTTTTGCAGCTTGCATCACTTCTTCATCCGTTGCATCCAAACGGCCGTACCGAATGTTTTCCATGATTGTCCCAGTGAATAAGAAGGGATCCTGGAGGACAAATGCCATGTGCTCTCTCAGGCTGCTTCGCCTGATTTTTGTGCTTTCCGTCCCATCAATCAGAATCTTTCCATCATCAGGATCGTAAAACCGGGATAACAGGTTGATCATCGTTGTTTTTCCTGCACCGGTAGGACCGACGATGGCTACCGTTTCACCGGGAGATGCATGAAAACTCAGGTTTTGAACCGTCTGCTGTTCTTCCTCATAAGAGAATGAGACCCCGTCAAATATAACTTCTCCCTTTACTGCTTGAAGGTCTGAAGCATCTTTCTCATCTGTCATTTCCTCGTGTTCATCCAGAATTTCAAACACTCTCTCAGCACCTGCTACAGCAGATAGAATCGTATTGAACTGATTCGCAAGTTCATTTAGAGGACGTGTGAACTGTCTGGAGTATTCAGTGAAAATCACGATTACCCCGATTGAAACCAAACCATTAAGAGCGAGGATGCCGCCCACCCCGGCAATCACGGCAAAGCTTAAATTGTTCAGGACGTTCATCAGCTTCGGAATAAAGCCCGATATGGTCTGAGCCCAAAACCCTGCTCCTTTAAGCCGCTGACTCTTTTCCAGGAACTCCGTTATCACTTTTTGCTCCTGTGAAAACGTCTTAACGATGCGCTGGCCTGAAATGGTTTCTTCAATAAAGCCATTAAGATTTCCCAAGTTCTGCTGCTGTGCTTTGAATAACTTTCCTGTTCTGTTCGTGATCCACCTCATCCCAAAGAACATAATCGGGATAATGGCAAGAGTTATTAATGTAAGCAGCGGACTCAGCCAGAGCATGACACCAATGGTTCCTGCAAGTGTCAGGATACTTGAGAAAATTTGAATAACAGAGCTGTTCAAGGTCGAACTGACGTTTTCAATATCATTCGTTACTCTGCTCATCAATTCCCCGTGCTGCCGTTTATCAAAGTATGAAATCGGCAGGCTGTGCAGATGGCGGAAAAGCTGAGTTCTCATGGTGAATACAGTATTTTGGGCAATTCCGATCATCCAGATGTTCTGCAGCAGCAGAGAAATGGATTGGACAAGATAAATTATGACTAAAGCAATCAGCAGCTTAACAAACCCGCTGCTTTCTTTGGTGACAATATAATCATCAATGACTCTCCCAATCAGGTAAGGACCAAGAAGGGCCAAAAAGGAACTAAGAACTACCATAAGAAGAACCAGACTAAGCAGTCCTTTATTCAAAGAAAGATACGACCATACCCTTGTTATCGTCACAAACCAGTTTTTTGGTTTTACTGTTTTTTTCTGAAGAGGTTCTTCCTGTTTTACTTTCGGATACTTGAATGGCTTACTTAGCTCTTTGAACATCCTGCAGGGCCTCCTCTCCAAACTGGGATTCATAGATCCGCTGATACAGCGCCGATTCTTCCATTAATTCATGATGAGAACCCTGAGCCAGAACTTCTCCTTCATCAAGCAAGAGGATCTGGCTCGCCCCCATAGCCGTGCTGATTTTTTGTGTAATGATAAAAATCGTGCAGTCATATTTTTTTAATGCTTTTAAAAGCTTTGCTTCCGTAGTTAAATCAAGTGCGCTTGTGCTGTCATCAAGCAGAAGAATTTTAGGCTTGCGGACTAGTGCTCTCGCTATCGAAAGTCTTTGTTTTTGGCCTCCAGAAAGATTGACTCCTTTTTGGCCCACCCTTGTATCGTAGCCATTCGGAAGCCTTTCAATGGTTTCATGAATCTGGGCATTTATTGCCGCTTCCTTGATTTCTTCAAGTGCTGCCCCTTCTTTTCCCCATGCAATATTCTCTCTGACCGATCCAGTGAACAAGAGGGACTCCTGCGGGACAAACCCAATTTGTCCCCGGAGACTTTCAAGCTTCATATCAAGCAGATTCTTTGAATCAATGTAAATCGCCCCGTCCGTCACGTCATAAAGCCTTGGAATCAGATTGAAAATCGACGATTTCCCAGAGCCTGTGGCTCCAAGAAGGGCAATCATCTCACCCGCATTCACAATAAAGGAAAGGTCATTCAGCACAGCGGTGTCCGTTCCCGGATAAGTAAAAGTAACGGATTTAAATTCAATTTCGCCTTTTTCAATCACACTTGTTTCTTCTGCATCAAGTGAATCAGTCAAATCCGCTTCTGTCTCCAAAACTTCATTGATGCGGGCAGCTGATGCTTTTGCACGTGAAAAAGCCATGATGATAAAAGAAAAAATGGATAAAACAGAGGAAATCCGCAGCGCATAGTTGACAATCGCCACTACTTCCCCAACCTTCGCATCCCCTGTGCCCACATTAATGCTGCCAAACCAGAGAATGGCAAGAATACTGATATTCATAACCAATAATAGAACAGGCATGGCAATCTCCATCAGCCTGAGTGCTGAAACGGTTCCGCTCCTTAACTCTTCATTTGCTTTTGTAAACCTTGAGACTTCATAGTTTCTTCTCAAAAAGGCCTTGATAATGCGCATTCCTGTCAGATTTTCCTGCATGACGCCATTGACGGAATCAAGCCGGTCCTGTACGGCTTTGAACAGACCGCTTCCCTTTTTCATCATCCACAATAAGAAACCTATTAAAAGAGGAATAGAAATGAGGAGAATGAGTGCCAGCTCAAAATTGACGATTAAAGCCATGATCGTACCCCCTACTATTAATAGGGGAGCACGCAGCATAATCCGCAGGCTCATAAAAATCGTATTCTGAAGCTGAGTCACGTCATTCGTCATCCTTGTGATGAGAGACGATGTTGGAAACAGGCTGAAATTCGCAAAAGAAAAGGACTGGACCTTCTCAAACAAATCTTTGCGTACATCATACCCAAAGCTCTGACTGACGTGAGCCGCGTAAAAGGAATTCGTCACACCTGCAGCAAAAGCCGCAATTGAAATCCCAACCATGACGCTTCCCCAATAGATGACAACTGATAAATCATTTTTTAAAATGCCCTCATCAATTATTTTCGCCATTAACAGCGGATGCAGCAGCTCTACCCCAAGCTCGATCAACATCAGGGTCAGGGCCACACCCATCGCAAGACGGTAAGGCTTTAGCAAAGAAAATACTTTCGACATGTGGCTGCCTCCAAACGCTGCAACATTCTATGTATATATTTAGCTGGACTAATATCTTGAATTTCATCTATTCTATCATACTCCTTATTGGTTAAAATTTGAATATTTAGATTTTACTTTTTATGTAATCCCCTCATCTAAATGAAACCGAAAAGAGATACGCTCAAGTGAAAGCATGAACGTATCCATTAATAGGCAAGGCCTGCACTTCCGACGAACGTACAAAAACAGTGACTTCATGCCCCGCTTCAAGCGCCTGGGCAACCAGTTGACTTCCGGCCCTTCCGCTTTCACCAAATAATCCATGATCCCGCCTGAGTCAGATTCTTACTATCTATTAATTATTTTTATGACCAAACTGCCAATATTAAGTACTTCACATCTCAGGCTGATGATTTCATATGATCATCTTTAAAACGACATAAAAAGACCTCTTGCCTTAAACAAGAGGTCCAGCCATTTAAGAATTCAAAGTCCGGTCTTTTTTTTCCAGCACAGAATCTGTGTCTGGGGCTTCATACTTGTATTCATGCTCCCAGAAATCTGCATTTTTAATGCCAAGCTTTACTGGATCAAATACTGGATCAAGACCTTGCTTCTTTTGAGCTTCGTAATCTTTTAGAGCAATCAGCGCCGGTTTGGCCAAGATCAGGATGGCGATTAAGTTCAGCCAAACCATGATGCCAAGTCCAACGTCCCCAAGAGCCCATGCCAATGATGCTGTTTTAACAGATCCATAGAAGGTTGCTCCAAGAAGAACGACTTTTACGAGGAACATCGGGATTTTATTGCTTTTCCCCCTCGTTAAGTAAGCAATGTTTGTTTCAGCGATATAGTAATACGCCATGATTGTTGTAAAAGCGAAGAAAAGCAGTGAAATTGCAACGAATCCTGAACCAAATCCCGGAATAGGAATAACCGATTCTACTGCAGCCTGTGTAAAGACAGGGCCAGGCTCAACCTCAGCTCCAAGTTTGTTCGCAATGAACGTTCCATCCGGGGCCTGTGTATTGTACATGCCGGTGAATAAGATCATAAATGCAGTAGCAGAACATACGAAAAGAGTATCAATATAAACAGAGAAAGCTTGTACTAAGCCTTGCTTAGCAGGATGCGAAACTTCTGCTGCAGCAGCCGGGTGAGGTCCTGTACCCTGACCAGCTTCATTTGAGTAGATGCCGCGCTTAACTCCCCAAGCAATAGCCATACCAACGATTCCGCCAAATGCAGAATCTAATGCAAATGCACTTTTTAAAATAAGCGAAATAACTGCAGGAAGCTCCGTAATATTAAAAGCAATAATAACAAGAGAAACCAGGATGTAGCCAAGCGCCATGAATGGCACAACTACCTGAGCTACACTCGCAATTCTCTTAACACCGCCAAAAATAATAAGTGCTAAAACAATAATAAGTCCTAAACCAGTAATAACAGGGCTTAATCCAAATGCATTATCAAGGCCAAGCGCAATGGAGTTAGCCTGAACACCAGGCATAAGCATGCTCATCGCAAGTAATGCAGCAAATGCAAAAATAATGCCGTACCATTTCCAGCCTGTTCCTTTTTCAATATAGTAAGCCGGACCCCCGCGGTATTGTCCGTCCTGTTTTACTTTATAAATCTGAGCCAGTGTTGATTCAATATAAGCACTTGATGCTCCAATGAAGGCAATTGCCCACATCCAAAATACTGCTCCCGGTCCGCCAAAGCCGATCGCAGTCGCAACACCAGCGATATTTCCAGTACCTACACGTCCTGATAACGCAATGGATAATGCCTGAAAAGAAGAAACTCCTGCTTCAGAGCTTTTCCCCTGAAACATCAGACGCACCATATCTTTGATATGACGCACTTGCATAAATCGGGTCAAGATGGAGAAAAGCAAACCTACAGCCAAACAAATGTAAATAACGGGTGTGCTCCAGAGAACACTGTTTAAGCTATTAACAAACGCCTCCAATAAAAATCCCCCTCATAATACTGAATTTTCTTTCTTTTTAGATTATAAGGGATAAGTCATAACTGCACAATCACTATTTTGATAGAATATGTGCCATTTGTTACATGAAAATAGTTTGAAAACGCAAACAACCTATATATATTGCGGTTCTTTTTCCTTACATTTCGCGTTAAAAAAAGTGACATAAAAAAAAGAGTGTGCCTAAAAAGGCACACTCTCATTCTCCAGGAAAAGACCTGGATAGTCCGTAATAATGGCTGAAACTCCTGATTTCCGGAACGCTTCAAGCTTATCTGTCTGGTTAATAGTAAAAACTCTTAGTGGATACCCTGCATCAATGGTTCTTTTTCCAGCAGCTGAGAGTGCAAATGAAGCTTCTGAATGGAAGCCATTTGCCCGAACCTTCCGGGCCTCCTCCATAATGTTTGATGGGATTCCTTCAAATAAAAGGGCCGTTTGAATGTCATTGTCCAGCTCTCGAATTCTCCCCATGCTTTTAAAATTAAAGGATGAGAGAATGACGGAGTCCATCATTCCTGATCGCTGTACACACTGGAGCACGTTTTCTTCCATCCCCTCATAGAGCAGGACGTCATTTTTCAGTTCAATATTTACTTTCATTTCAGGACCGCTCGTTTTGATTAAGTCCAGGACATCCTGTAAAGAGGGAATGGTTTGCCGCGAATACTTAGGGTGAAACCAGCTTCCGGCATCAAACAGCTTTAATTGTTTGTATTTGAAATCTTTTACAAATCCAATCCCATTCGTTGTCCGGTCAATTTGTTCATCATGAATAACAACAACTTCTCCATCCTTTGTCATCTGCACATCAAGCTCAATGCCATCCGCCCCGATCTTACAGGCCGCTTCAAATGCGGCCATCGTGTTCTCAGGAAACTCGCCGCTGCATCCCCGGTGTGCGTATATTTCAACTGGCTTGCTCAAGATTTTGTACTCCTTCCTATGATGCAATTCTTAGATTCTGTCAAAATAGGAACCGACGAATCTAAAAGACTGATTCATCAGCTCCTCATATTATTTCCCTTGTTTCTTCCCTGCTGCTTCAAGAGCACGATCTGTTTCTTTCGCCGCCTGATCTAATGCTTTTTGAGGGTCCATCCCCTGATAAAGGCTTTCCATTCCTGATACGACCTTTTGTCTTGATTCAGGGAAAACAGAGATTAATGCTCCCTGTGTCGCTGCACTTGCATTTGTATCATGCAGCTGATCAACTGTCACTTTTAATTGAGGGTATTTTTCCCACCTGGTAATACTCACTTGTTCTTCACGAATTCCATCATACCTCTTCAAGGTAAACCCAGTATGAAGGTAATATAGATTTATATGAAGGAATTGTTAGGGGTTTGTAAAATACAAGAAACCGTTTAGCATAAACTGTATCTACCTTGGGAAAATCGCGGATCTTAGAGAATCATTTCGGGCGAATGATCATCTTACAGGAATACTACAAGGTTTTAGGTATCATACCGTGCGAATGATTCTGAAACAGCACTTCTCATGGGTTTTGGATACTCATTGATGGTGGATGGATTCCCAAAACAG
Proteins encoded in this region:
- a CDS encoding ABC transporter substrate-binding protein, which codes for MKKRRLMAVFMSLMISAGVMAGCGAKSTGSSEGETIKIGANLELSGGVASYGQSISEGLELALEEINKKGIDGKKIELVEFDNKSDAAEATNGAIKLVSQDKVAAIIGAATSTNTLAQVQIAQDNKVPLITPTGTNPTITNTDGKVNDYVFRTCFIDPFQGTVAANFATGDLSVKNAAVLIDSSSDYAKGLAKSFKESFEKSGGKIVSEEAYVAKDTDFRATLTRIKSANPEFVFLPGYYEEVGLIVKQARELGIDVPFMGGDGWDSPKLIEIAGGESLNNTFITNHYSASDPDEKIQNFVKAFKAKYKDKSPDAFNALGYDTGYFLADAIKRAGGADPEKLQKAIEETKDLALVSGNLTLDELHDPVKSAAILEYKDGEQTFKTNVDPE
- a CDS encoding type 1 glutamine amidotransferase domain-containing protein: MRLSNKKVIALVSADFEDLELWYPVLRLQEEGAAVHLVGEKAGETYIGKYGVPATADYAFGDIRSEDYDAILVPGGWAPDKLRRYPEVLQMVKDMHEKEKPIGQICHAGWVLISARILEGRNVTSTPGIKDDMENAGAKWHDEAVVVDGHIVSSRRPPDLPPYVKAFADVLAEK
- a CDS encoding ABC transporter ATP-binding protein, coding for MFKELSKPFKYPKVKQEEPLQKKTVKPKNWFVTITRVWSYLSLNKGLLSLVLLMVVLSSFLALLGPYLIGRVIDDYIVTKESSGFVKLLIALVIIYLVQSISLLLQNIWMIGIAQNTVFTMRTQLFRHLHSLPISYFDKRQHGELMSRVTNDIENVSSTLNSSVIQIFSSILTLAGTIGVMLWLSPLLTLITLAIIPIMFFGMRWITNRTGKLFKAQQQNLGNLNGFIEETISGQRIVKTFSQEQKVITEFLEKSQRLKGAGFWAQTISGFIPKLMNVLNNLSFAVIAGVGGILALNGLVSIGVIVIFTEYSRQFTRPLNELANQFNTILSAVAGAERVFEILDEHEEMTDEKDASDLQAVKGEVIFDGVSFSYEEEQQTVQNLSFHASPGETVAIVGPTGAGKTTMINLLSRFYDPDDGKILIDGTESTKIRRSSLREHMAFVLQDPFLFTGTIMENIRYGRLDATDEEVMQAAKEANAHSFIKKTKNQYETVLTQDGSGISQGQKQLLSIARAILSSPVILVLDEATSSIDTITELKIQEALQRLMKGRTSFVIAHRLNTIQKADQILVLENGTLIEKGSHESLLREKGFYYGLYQSQLKDEVV
- a CDS encoding ABC transporter ATP-binding protein gives rise to the protein MSKVFSLLKPYRLAMGVALTLMLIELGVELLHPLLMAKIIDEGILKNDLSVVIYWGSVMVGISIAAFAAGVTNSFYAAHVSQSFGYDVRKDLFEKVQSFSFANFSLFPTSSLITRMTNDVTQLQNTIFMSLRIMLRAPLLIVGGTIMALIVNFELALILLISIPLLIGFLLWMMKKGSGLFKAVQDRLDSVNGVMQENLTGMRIIKAFLRRNYEVSRFTKANEELRSGTVSALRLMEIAMPVLLLVMNISILAILWFGSINVGTGDAKVGEVVAIVNYALRISSVLSIFSFIIMAFSRAKASAARINEVLETEADLTDSLDAEETSVIEKGEIEFKSVTFTYPGTDTAVLNDLSFIVNAGEMIALLGATGSGKSSIFNLIPRLYDVTDGAIYIDSKNLLDMKLESLRGQIGFVPQESLLFTGSVRENIAWGKEGAALEEIKEAAINAQIHETIERLPNGYDTRVGQKGVNLSGGQKQRLSIARALVRKPKILLLDDSTSALDLTTEAKLLKALKKYDCTIFIITQKISTAMGASQILLLDEGEVLAQGSHHELMEESALYQRIYESQFGEEALQDVQRAK
- a CDS encoding sodium:alanine symporter family protein gives rise to the protein MEAFVNSLNSVLWSTPVIYICLAVGLLFSILTRFMQVRHIKDMVRLMFQGKSSEAGVSSFQALSIALSGRVGTGNIAGVATAIGFGGPGAVFWMWAIAFIGASSAYIESTLAQIYKVKQDGQYRGGPAYYIEKGTGWKWYGIIFAFAALLAMSMLMPGVQANSIALGLDNAFGLSPVITGLGLIIVLALIIFGGVKRIASVAQVVVPFMALGYILVSLVIIAFNITELPAVISLILKSAFALDSAFGGIVGMAIAWGVKRGIYSNEAGQGTGPHPAAAAEVSHPAKQGLVQAFSVYIDTLFVCSATAFMILFTGMYNTQAPDGTFIANKLGAEVEPGPVFTQAAVESVIPIPGFGSGFVAISLLFFAFTTIMAYYYIAETNIAYLTRGKSNKIPMFLVKVVLLGATFYGSVKTASLAWALGDVGLGIMVWLNLIAILILAKPALIALKDYEAQKKQGLDPVFDPVKLGIKNADFWEHEYKYEAPDTDSVLEKKDRTLNS
- a CDS encoding glycerophosphodiester phosphodiesterase; its protein translation is MSKPVEIYAHRGCSGEFPENTMAAFEAACKIGADGIELDVQMTKDGEVVVIHDEQIDRTTNGIGFVKDFKYKQLKLFDAGSWFHPKYSRQTIPSLQDVLDLIKTSGPEMKVNIELKNDVLLYEGMEENVLQCVQRSGMMDSVILSSFNFKSMGRIRELDNDIQTALLFEGIPSNIMEEARKVRANGFHSEASFALSAAGKRTIDAGYPLRVFTINQTDKLEAFRKSGVSAIITDYPGLFLENESVPF